The Pseudoalteromonas sp. N1230-9 genome segment CTCGAATGTTTCATTCGATGTTTCATTTTGTTGGGCTAAAAAATCCAGTCGCGCACTTTCTAACTGATTCAGTAAGTAATTGCTGTGCGATGAACTCGTACTAGGTAATAATTGCTTGGCATTAATAATATTATTTTGCCTCACAGCTTGTCGTACAGGCTTGAGCTGCGTTGCATAATCTTGGAATAGATCAGTAATACCTATGGTGCTGCAACCTGATAAAAAGCTAACAGCTCCTATAAACAAACATCGACGCACTGAGCACTCCTTTTAAACACTGTAATCAGATTAGCATATGCGCCTTAACCTTTTATGATAAATTATGTAAAAAATCGTAAGTTATAGACGATAAAGCAGGTCTGTTATACGGATAAAAATAATAAGGATAACTGAATTTTGTTTGCCACTATCTTATATACATTTTTAGCACTTAGTGCCTTTGCTGCAAACTCACTATTGTGTCGAATGGCATTACACAGCGGGGGCATTGACCCTTGGAGCTTTACAGCAATTAGGCTATTTAGTGGTGCCATCATGCTACTCTTACTTTTTAGTTGGCAAGTAAAAAGAGTGACAAGCGACGAGCCTGTCGATAAAGGAAATAACTTAAGTGCAATGAGCTTATTTATCTATGCCGTTTGCTTTTCAGTTGCTTATGTTGAACTTAATACAGGAACAGGGGCGCTTATTTTGTTTTCGGCAGTACAGCTGACGATGATAGGCTACAGTATTTTCAATAAAGAGCGCTTATCATTATTGCAGTGGTTTGCTTTAATTGTTGCATTCGCTGGATTCATATACTTAATGTTACCCTCAGCAGCGGTCCCTTCTTTATTACCTGCTATCCTTATGACATTAAGTGGTGTTGCATGGGGAGTATACAGTATTCGCGGTAAACAATGTCGCGCTCCTTTACAAGCCACAACGTTTAACTTCTTAAGAAGCCTTATTTTTGTACCCGCGCTTATTTTTGCTGCTTTTTTTCAATGGCCCTCTATCTCTTTCAGCGGTATAGCGCTTGCAGTTGCGTCTGGAGCCCTTGCATCTGGTGTGGGTTATAGTATTTGGTATTTGGCCCTACCAAAGCTAAAAAGTAGTCAAGCTGCTGTTGTGCAATTGACTGTGCCTGTACTTGCCATTGTTGCAGGAATGGTTTTTTTAAACGAACAAATTACATTGCAATTAATGGTAGCAAGCGCCCTTATTCTAGGCGCTGTATTGGTGTTTTTACTTACTAAGAAACACGTTTAGGTTGGTTAATATTTGTTACGAAGCGCTCATACAGGCTGCTGAGGTTTTCTAGCACCGCATGTTTACCTGTAATTTCGCTGTTTGTAATTCTGTCTTTTAATGTGTTTAAGGATAAGTACTGCATCATCACTTGGGATTGTGTAATGTGACTAATATGCCAAGGTTCTGGTGCAACACCTCCTTTATATTCTTGATAAGGGCGATAAAAACCATAGTGCTCGAGATTCTGATCAAGCCAGTCGTTAAGCTCAGCAAATGGGCCATCACACGCGTATTCATCAGGTGTAAGCTGAAGTTGGTAGTCATCATTAATCGCATTTGCGTCGTAAATATCGAGATCAGTGCCAAAGTGGTGTCTGCTTGCTCCAGGTAGAGCTGAATAAAGCATGATTGCATGGCACTTTTGTGTATCACTAAGACTCTGTAAGTCCAAGGCTTTTTGATCAAGAGTATAAACAGGACGCAAACCCTGAAATTTCGCATTCCAAATAGCACTTTGACGCTGAAAATCGCGAAAGCTTGAGGCAATCGTAAGTTCAATACCTACTTTTTTAGCTGCCTGTTGTAGCGCTAAAAAATCATCAACAATATCAACATGCAAACGATGTTTTTGTAGCTCGACTAAATGTGAACTACTTGATCCTGTTGCACAAAGTGCTAATTCAGCCTGGTTCATGTTAGTAGTTGCTCTAAAATCGCTTCGTAGATATCTGCAAGTTGAATTAAATCATCTGTACTGACACATTCATCTACTTTATGAATCGTTTCGTTACGCGGGCCAAGCTCAATGACTTTGGCGCCCGTTTGCGCAATAAAGCGGCCATCAGAAGTACCACCTGTGGTTTCAAGCGCTGTGTTGCGCCCAGTTACCTGTTTAATAGCGCTTACTGTTGCATCAACCAGTGGACCGTGATCGGTTAAGAACGGTAGTCCATTCACTATCCAATTGAGTTCGTAATTAAGGTTATGCTTTTCAACAATATCAATCACTCGTTGCTGAAGTTGCTGATGAGTAACTTCAGTGCTAAAGCGGAAGTTAAATTGAATTTCAAGCTCACCAGGGATCACATTACCAGCACCTGTTCCGCCATTAATATTTGAAACCTGAAAGCTCGTTGCAGGGAAAAACTCATTCCCCTGATCCCACTCGGTTTGACTCAGCTCAGTTAACGCAGGAGCTGCTAAATGAATCGGGTTTTGCGCTAGGTGCGGGTAAGCAACATGGCCTTGCACACCTTTAACGGTTAAAAAGCCAGTTAATGAACCGCGACGACCATTTTTTACCACATCACCCAGCTCATCTCGTGACGATGGCTCGCCAACAAGGCACATATCAATTTTTTCACCACGTGCTTCAAGGGTATCGATAACACGGGTTGTACCGTTGATAAATGGGCCTTCTTCATCAGAGGTAATTAAAAACGAAATCGAGCCTTTGTGGTCTGGGTGCTTAGCCACAAATCGTTCAGTGGCAATAACCATAGCGGCTAAAGAGCCTTTCATATCGGCGGCACCACGACCATGTAGTATACCGTCTTTTACCAGCGCTGAAAAAGGCGGGTGCTGCCAATTTTTTTCAGGGCCTGTGGGTACAACATCTGTGTGACCTGCAAAACAAAAGTGTGGTGACTCTTTACCTTTACGTGCCCAAGTATTTAATGTGTCAGTGAAAAACAGCGACTCAATATTAAAGCCCAGTTTTTCAAGGCGCTCGTTCATTAACGCTTGGCAACCGGCATCTTCAGGCGTCACTGATTCACGCTGGATAAGCGCTTGAGCAAGTTCAATAACAGGGTGAGTCATTAGGCAAAAATCTCATCGTATTGAGCTGCTTTAAAACCTAAGTGGTATTGGCCGTTATGGACTAGTACAGGCCGCTTGATCATCGCAGGTTGTTCCACAAGTAATGCTAATGCAGATTCTTTATCTAAATTTTGTTTTTGTTCATCAGATAACTGACGGTATGTTGTACCGCGTTTATTTACTAAATCTTGCCAATCAATGTGCTGTGCAAATTCATTAATAAGCTCAGCAGTGATACCGTCTTTACGGTAGTCATGGAAAGTGAACGCTTGATTGTTATCAGATAAAAATTTTTTCGCTTTTTTAATTGTATCGCAATTGCTGATACCGTACATGATAGTCATAAAATCTACTTTTTTGTCACAGTGAGTAATGTATCTACCCCAGCACTAACCTGAGATAGAGAGTAATATAAAGGACCAAGCTGCTGGCTGTTAAGGACGCATAATGTGGCAATCATAGGTGATGAAAGCTCACGTAAATCGAAATAAGCGAGCCGTTCGCCTTGGCTTATCTTGCTGTCATTTAGCTTGGCAATTCTTGTGTGGTTGATATGTTCGCTCAAGGATGAAAAATGCAAATTGATTAATATTTTCAGCCCATTTTTTGCCTGTAATATATATTCTTTTCCTGCATTTTTTACTTGCAGTAGGGTGCCATCAAAAGGAGCAACTATATTATGGCTGGTTAATTCAACGCTGATACTTGGCCCAAGAGTCGAAAATCTAAAAAAAGCCTCAGGGTGTTCGCTTATAGGTTTAACTCGGCCCGTGAATGGGCTTTTTATAGCCATCACTTGGTTTTTACGCAAGGAGCGTTGACTTTGATAGGTTACTTCTTTATTCATAAGACTATTTAGTATTTCCTAACACATGATAACCATCTTTTTTCAGTGCCGAAATTGCTTTTTCAATGCTGTGCTTTTTAACTAAAACATAATCTGTATCATAAGTTGAAAGCGCGAAAATAGAGATAGATGCTTTAGCAAGTACACCAGAAATATTAGCCATTATACCTGTTAGAGAAAAGCCCAGCGGGCCAATGACTTCCAGTGCTTGCCAGTCGGTTTCAGCATCTAGGCTATCAATAGTAAAGCTGCTAGGGCAGACGATAGATAATTCATCAGCGGTCTTTGCAATAAAAAATATGCTTTCTTTGAGCAATGCAGGAGGGATAGTGGCATCGACATCAAGGCTATGAATTGTGAGCTCTGTACTATGAAGTTGCAGCGTTTGCTTTGACATCTGTGATCCTATCTATGAAGCCGATAATTAATAGTATACCCAAATCACTTAAAAATACGAGCTATCAACAAGAGATTAAATACAATTAGAAACCATGGGATCACGCCATTTAGTTTTTCATTAATCTTGTCCACAGAATCTGTGGATAAATATGGGAATAGGTCAGTATAAAGAAGGTAATAGGCTAATTTATAAAGATTTTATAAATTAGCCTAATTTTTGAAGGGTTAGTTTTCTATGCTCTCAACTTGCTTAGCTTGAATCGCAGTAAGGGCAATGGTGTAAACGATATCGTCTACTAATGCACCACGGCTCAAGTCATTCACCGGCTTACGCATACCTTGTAGCATTGGGCCAATACTAATTAAATCGGCACTCCGTTGAACGGCTTTATAGGTTGTATTACCGGTATTTAAATCAGGGAATACAAACACCGTTGCTTTACCTGCAACCGGGCTGTCTGGTGCTTTCTTAATTGCTACGTTTTCCATAATAGCGGCGTCGTATTGAAGTGGGCCGTCAATTACTAAGTCAGGGCGTTTTTGCTGGGCAAGTTTAGTGGCTTCACGCACTTTTTCTACATCCGCACCTGAACCCGAAGTACCCGTACTGTAGCTGATCATTGCAACGCGAGGTTCAATACCAAACGCAGCCGCTGAATCTGCTGATTGAATAGCGATATCGGCTAATTGTTCTGCCGTTGGATCAGGGTTGATAGCACAGTCACCATAAACCAGCACTTGGTCAGGTAACAGCATAAAGAACACTGATGATACTAACGACGAGCCCGGTGCTGTTTTAATTAACTGTAGCGGTGGGCGAATGGTATTCGCTGTGGTGTTAACAGCACCTGACACCAAGCCATCTACTTTACCTTGTTCTAGCATCATGGTGCCGAGTACAACGTTATCAAGCAGT includes the following:
- a CDS encoding DMT family transporter, with the protein product MFATILYTFLALSAFAANSLLCRMALHSGGIDPWSFTAIRLFSGAIMLLLLFSWQVKRVTSDEPVDKGNNLSAMSLFIYAVCFSVAYVELNTGTGALILFSAVQLTMIGYSIFNKERLSLLQWFALIVAFAGFIYLMLPSAAVPSLLPAILMTLSGVAWGVYSIRGKQCRAPLQATTFNFLRSLIFVPALIFAAFFQWPSISFSGIALAVASGALASGVGYSIWYLALPKLKSSQAAVVQLTVPVLAIVAGMVFLNEQITLQLMVASALILGAVLVFLLTKKHV
- a CDS encoding M15 family metallopeptidase — translated: MNQAELALCATGSSSSHLVELQKHRLHVDIVDDFLALQQAAKKVGIELTIASSFRDFQRQSAIWNAKFQGLRPVYTLDQKALDLQSLSDTQKCHAIMLYSALPGASRHHFGTDLDIYDANAINDDYQLQLTPDEYACDGPFAELNDWLDQNLEHYGFYRPYQEYKGGVAPEPWHISHITQSQVMMQYLSLNTLKDRITNSEITGKHAVLENLSSLYERFVTNINQPKRVS
- the dapE gene encoding succinyl-diaminopimelate desuccinylase, whose protein sequence is MTHPVIELAQALIQRESVTPEDAGCQALMNERLEKLGFNIESLFFTDTLNTWARKGKESPHFCFAGHTDVVPTGPEKNWQHPPFSALVKDGILHGRGAADMKGSLAAMVIATERFVAKHPDHKGSISFLITSDEEGPFINGTTRVIDTLEARGEKIDMCLVGEPSSRDELGDVVKNGRRGSLTGFLTVKGVQGHVAYPHLAQNPIHLAAPALTELSQTEWDQGNEFFPATSFQVSNINGGTGAGNVIPGELEIQFNFRFSTEVTHQQLQQRVIDIVEKHNLNYELNWIVNGLPFLTDHGPLVDATVSAIKQVTGRNTALETTGGTSDGRFIAQTGAKVIELGPRNETIHKVDECVSTDDLIQLADIYEAILEQLLT
- a CDS encoding ArsC family reductase, producing the protein MTIMYGISNCDTIKKAKKFLSDNNQAFTFHDYRKDGITAELINEFAQHIDWQDLVNKRGTTYRQLSDEQKQNLDKESALALLVEQPAMIKRPVLVHNGQYHLGFKAAQYDEIFA
- a CDS encoding PTS glucose transporter subunit IIA — protein: MNKEVTYQSQRSLRKNQVMAIKSPFTGRVKPISEHPEAFFRFSTLGPSISVELTSHNIVAPFDGTLLQVKNAGKEYILQAKNGLKILINLHFSSLSEHINHTRIAKLNDSKISQGERLAYFDLRELSSPMIATLCVLNSQQLGPLYYSLSQVSAGVDTLLTVTKK
- a CDS encoding ACT domain-containing protein; the encoded protein is MSKQTLQLHSTELTIHSLDVDATIPPALLKESIFFIAKTADELSIVCPSSFTIDSLDAETDWQALEVIGPLGFSLTGIMANISGVLAKASISIFALSTYDTDYVLVKKHSIEKAISALKKDGYHVLGNTK